A DNA window from bacterium contains the following coding sequences:
- a CDS encoding MBL fold metallo-hydrolase RNA specificity domain-containing protein, with amino-acid sequence AVRLQVRTVASFSAHADQAELTAWVRRIPSVGRAYCVHGDEDEAAALTQYLRSVGYRAEVPTRNVTVEV; translated from the coding sequence ACGCGGTGCGGCTGCAGGTCCGCACGGTCGCGTCGTTCAGCGCACACGCCGATCAGGCGGAACTGACCGCGTGGGTGCGACGGATCCCGTCGGTCGGGCGCGCCTACTGCGTGCACGGCGACGAGGACGAGGCCGCCGCGCTGACCCAGTATCTCCGATCAGTCGGTTACCGCGCCGAGGTCCCCACGCGCAACGTCACGGTCGAGGTCTAG
- a CDS encoding HPr family phosphocarrier protein yields the protein MTSAEVVVRTGVGLHARPAAALVAAARPHACRVTVEYDGRVADAKSIIQVLGLGVPDQATVVLRADGDGEAAALATLVTLFEQGLHRATPGDA from the coding sequence ATGACGTCGGCCGAGGTGGTCGTGCGCACGGGAGTCGGGCTGCACGCGCGGCCCGCCGCCGCGCTTGTGGCCGCGGCGAGGCCGCACGCGTGCCGGGTGACGGTCGAGTACGATGGGCGGGTCGCGGACGCGAAGAGTATCATCCAGGTGCTGGGGCTCGGCGTGCCGGATCAGGCGACGGTGGTGCTTCGGGCCGACGGCGACGGCGAAGCGGCCGCGCTGGCCACGCTGGTCACGCTGTTCGAACAGGGGCTGCACCGTGCGACCCCGGGGGACGCGTGA
- the ptsP gene encoding phosphoenolpyruvate--protein phosphotransferase: MRELRGTGASSGIGIGPAVLFRRHAPAPADGISADAVGRETARLAAAVARAREDLAETTKGMTSAVGREEAGVFEAQALMLDDPELIGRAERLIQDARCSAERAIEDAGARVAAQLESLPDEYLRARAADVRDVAARVRAVLEGATHPLAEIASPSVIVADELLPSDTAALDRRKVLGFVTEVGSPTAHAAILARALGIPACVGVPGATSAVLPGETLIVDGAQGVVLVAPDAATVAAWEEQRQVASERRAGLAALRDLPAETTDGHRIEVAANVGSLEDVAEALRQGAEGVGLFRTEFLFMRRASPPGEDEQYETYRAAAATMAPRPVIVRTLDIGGDKSVPWLAIPREDNPFLGLRGLRLCLRHEDVFLTQLRALLRAAAHGHVWVMLPMVSDAGEVREARRLIRDARAQLARRGVSHGPVRLGIMIEIPSAAVLADTLFGEVEFFSVGTNDLVQYALAVDRTNPQVATLADALHPAVLRLIAAVTRAPGRGGRWVGVCGELAGDPLAAPLLVGLGVSELSMTPSSLPEVKAAVRAIALVEARALVDRALACGTAAEIRALLGARASAVRSQDASRDPRR; encoded by the coding sequence GTGAGAGAACTGCGCGGGACAGGGGCCTCGAGCGGCATCGGGATCGGTCCGGCGGTGCTCTTCCGGCGGCACGCGCCCGCGCCGGCCGACGGTATCTCCGCCGACGCCGTTGGGCGGGAGACGGCGCGCCTGGCGGCCGCGGTCGCGCGTGCCAGGGAGGACCTCGCCGAGACCACGAAGGGAATGACATCCGCCGTGGGACGGGAAGAAGCGGGCGTGTTCGAGGCGCAGGCGCTCATGCTCGACGATCCGGAGCTGATCGGGCGGGCCGAACGACTTATCCAAGACGCCCGGTGTTCTGCCGAGCGCGCGATCGAGGATGCGGGCGCACGTGTGGCCGCTCAGCTCGAGTCTCTTCCCGATGAATACCTGCGCGCGCGGGCCGCCGATGTCCGGGATGTCGCGGCCCGCGTGCGGGCCGTGCTCGAGGGCGCGACCCACCCGCTCGCGGAGATCGCCTCGCCGTCGGTGATCGTGGCCGACGAGCTCCTACCATCCGACACGGCGGCGCTTGACCGCAGAAAGGTCCTGGGGTTCGTCACCGAGGTGGGCAGTCCGACCGCGCACGCCGCGATCCTGGCGCGCGCGCTCGGGATTCCGGCGTGTGTCGGCGTCCCGGGGGCCACGTCGGCGGTCTTGCCTGGTGAGACGCTGATCGTGGACGGGGCCCAGGGAGTCGTCCTGGTGGCGCCGGACGCCGCCACGGTGGCGGCATGGGAGGAGCAGCGCCAGGTGGCGTCGGAGCGGCGTGCCGGGTTGGCGGCGCTTCGCGATCTCCCGGCCGAAACGACAGACGGGCATCGCATTGAGGTGGCGGCGAACGTGGGATCGTTGGAGGACGTCGCCGAAGCGCTCCGACAGGGCGCGGAAGGCGTGGGTCTGTTCCGGACCGAGTTCCTGTTCATGCGCCGCGCCTCGCCGCCCGGCGAGGACGAGCAGTACGAGACGTACCGCGCGGCCGCCGCCACGATGGCGCCACGTCCGGTTATCGTACGCACGCTCGACATCGGCGGCGACAAATCCGTGCCCTGGCTGGCGATCCCGCGGGAAGACAACCCGTTTCTCGGCCTCCGCGGGCTGCGACTCTGTCTCAGGCACGAGGACGTGTTCCTCACGCAGCTCCGAGCGCTCCTCCGGGCCGCGGCGCATGGGCACGTCTGGGTCATGCTCCCGATGGTCTCCGACGCCGGGGAGGTCCGGGAAGCCCGGCGGCTGATCCGCGACGCGCGGGCGCAACTCGCCCGGCGGGGGGTGTCGCACGGTCCTGTGCGTCTCGGGATCATGATCGAGATCCCGTCCGCGGCGGTCCTCGCGGACACGCTGTTCGGCGAGGTGGAGTTCTTCAGCGTCGGTACAAACGATCTGGTGCAGTATGCGCTCGCGGTCGACCGGACGAACCCGCAGGTGGCGACGCTCGCCGACGCCTTGCACCCCGCGGTGTTGCGGCTGATCGCCGCAGTCACGCGCGCGCCCGGCCGCGGCGGCCGGTGGGTCGGCGTGTGCGGAGAACTCGCAGGAGATCCGCTTGCGGCTCCGCTACTGGTGGGGCTCGGCGTGAGCGAGCTCAGCATGACCCCGTCTTCGCTGCCGGAGGTGAAGGCGGCGGTGCGGGCGATCGCGCTCGTCGAGGCGCGGGCGCTCGTCGACCGTGCGCTCGCCTGCGGGACCGCGGCGGAGATCCGGGCGTTGCTGGGGGCGCGCGCTTCCGCGGTCCGGTCCCAAGACGCGTCTCGTGATCCGCGGCGATGA
- a CDS encoding GAF domain-containing sensor histidine kinase has translation MPLESRTGVLRAFSQILNRSFTLREALDGALPRIIELAEADAGWIFFHDAETDTFSLASDVNLPPALAVSGKRRMSGECRCMQMLREGRLKQAVNLIDCLRLEQALPQSPDRHQHATIPLMSQGDSAVGILNLLLPPGRVLAQHDLDVLEALGHDVAVAIQRARLFEEVRDREATTRDLMQRLLMAQEEERRRIAQDLHDHAGQMMTALIIQLTHLIEHIDTTDRARVTGALGRVRAVAEQSLDELHKLVYDLRPLILDDHGLTAAVRSYVDTHLKPTGLDVSLKIIGVEDRLPRDVETAAYRIVQEAATNTLRYAEAKQLEIRVDRRDDWLIVMIRDDGKGFVLEEAHPKKSLGLHGMRERAQLVGGSLQVLSVPGAGTTILARLPLLKGH, from the coding sequence ATGCCGCTAGAGAGCCGAACAGGAGTATTGCGCGCGTTCTCGCAAATCCTCAACCGCTCGTTCACGCTTCGCGAAGCGCTGGACGGTGCGCTGCCTCGCATTATCGAACTGGCGGAAGCGGACGCGGGGTGGATCTTCTTCCACGACGCGGAAACCGACACGTTCTCGCTCGCGTCCGACGTCAACCTGCCCCCGGCGCTCGCGGTGTCGGGGAAGCGGCGGATGTCCGGCGAGTGCCGGTGTATGCAGATGCTCCGGGAGGGACGGCTCAAGCAGGCGGTCAACCTGATCGACTGCCTGAGGCTGGAGCAGGCGCTGCCCCAGAGCCCGGATCGGCACCAGCATGCCACGATCCCGCTGATGTCGCAGGGCGACAGCGCCGTCGGCATCCTGAACCTGTTGCTGCCTCCCGGCCGGGTGCTTGCCCAGCACGATCTCGATGTCCTGGAAGCACTCGGCCACGACGTGGCGGTCGCCATCCAGCGGGCCCGCTTGTTTGAAGAGGTGCGCGACCGCGAGGCCACGACACGCGACCTGATGCAGCGCCTGCTGATGGCGCAGGAAGAGGAGCGCCGGCGCATCGCGCAGGACCTCCACGACCACGCCGGCCAGATGATGACCGCGCTCATCATTCAGTTAACGCACTTGATCGAACACATCGATACCACGGATAGGGCGAGGGTCACGGGCGCCCTGGGGCGCGTTCGGGCCGTCGCGGAGCAGAGTTTGGACGAGTTGCACAAGCTGGTCTACGACCTCAGGCCGTTGATCCTGGATGACCACGGGCTCACCGCGGCGGTGCGGTCGTACGTCGACACGCACCTGAAACCCACCGGGCTCGACGTCAGTCTCAAGATCATCGGGGTGGAAGATCGGCTGCCGCGGGATGTCGAGACCGCGGCCTATCGCATCGTCCAGGAGGCCGCGACGAACACGCTCCGCTACGCCGAGGCGAAACAACTCGAGATCCGGGTGGATCGCAGGGATGACTGGCTGATCGTGATGATCCGCGACGACGGCAAAGGCTTCGTCCTGGAAGAGGCGCATCCGAAGAAGAGCCTCGGGTTGCACGGCATGCGCGAACGAGCGCAATTGGTGGGCGGGAGCTTGCAGGTGCTGTCCGTGCCCGGGGCCGGGACCACGATCCTCGCACGGCTTCCTCTCCTCAAGGGGCATTAG
- the pfkA gene encoding 6-phosphofructokinase: MRRIGVLTSGGDAPGMNAAIRAVVRLAIARDTTVVGIRHGYAGLMVGDTVPLDSGAVGGIIETGGTILRSARCPEFATDAGREAALQAWRRLDLDGLVVIGGNGTQAGALALYRRGVAVVGISSTIDNDIPGSEMTIGADTALNTIVEAIDRIRDTASAHERTFVVETMGRGCGWLALHAGLATGADVVLIPEVPWTLDQVVTRVLARQRAQKAHTVVVVAEGAGDGAAIAGQLSQAVGMQMRATVLGHVQRGGAPTAFDRILASRLAATAVQSLLDGQAGTLAVQRGGTVVAAGFADALAGSRTLDLSLYQLDGVFAV; encoded by the coding sequence ATGCGGCGAATCGGGGTGCTGACGAGCGGAGGAGACGCGCCCGGCATGAACGCGGCGATCCGCGCCGTCGTGCGGCTGGCGATCGCGCGGGATACGACCGTGGTCGGGATCCGACACGGGTACGCCGGGTTGATGGTCGGCGACACGGTGCCGCTGGACTCCGGCGCCGTCGGCGGGATCATCGAGACGGGAGGAACGATCCTTCGCAGCGCCCGGTGTCCGGAGTTCGCGACGGACGCCGGACGGGAGGCGGCCCTTCAGGCGTGGCGCCGTCTGGACCTGGACGGCTTGGTCGTGATCGGCGGAAACGGCACCCAGGCGGGCGCGCTGGCGCTGTACCGGCGCGGCGTGGCGGTCGTGGGGATCTCCTCGACGATCGACAACGACATCCCCGGGAGCGAGATGACGATCGGCGCGGACACCGCGCTCAACACCATCGTCGAGGCGATCGACCGCATCCGGGACACCGCGTCGGCCCACGAGCGCACGTTCGTCGTTGAGACGATGGGACGGGGTTGTGGGTGGCTCGCGCTCCACGCTGGCCTCGCGACGGGCGCGGATGTGGTGCTCATTCCGGAGGTCCCGTGGACGCTCGACCAGGTGGTCACGCGAGTCCTGGCGCGGCAGCGGGCGCAGAAGGCCCATACGGTCGTCGTCGTGGCCGAGGGTGCAGGCGACGGCGCGGCGATTGCCGGGCAGCTGAGCCAAGCGGTCGGGATGCAGATGCGCGCGACCGTGCTCGGTCACGTGCAGCGAGGAGGCGCGCCGACGGCGTTCGATCGGATTCTCGCGAGCCGCCTCGCGGCGACGGCCGTGCAATCTCTCCTCGACGGGCAGGCGGGTACGCTTGCCGTGCAGCGGGGCGGGACGGTCGTCGCGGCCGGGTTCGCCGACGCGCTCGCGGGCTCGCGGACCCTCGATCTCTCGCTCTATCAACTCGACGGCGTGTTCGCGGTGTGA
- a CDS encoding Hsp20/alpha crystallin family protein, whose protein sequence is MKLVRWSPVWDVDTLQRSVDRLFDEVFTRPPLPALASAEWEPPVEVYETGGEVVVRAELPNIDPKFLDITVAGDAVTIKGEVKRETEQKDRNYYRRELRYGAFVRMIPLRVEVKGAEAVAQYKDGILEVKIPKATEAKPVSVKVQAA, encoded by the coding sequence ATGAAGCTTGTGCGATGGAGCCCTGTCTGGGACGTGGATACACTGCAGCGGTCCGTCGATAGGCTGTTCGACGAGGTGTTCACCAGGCCGCCACTACCTGCTCTGGCTTCGGCGGAGTGGGAACCGCCGGTCGAGGTGTATGAGACCGGTGGAGAAGTCGTGGTGCGAGCCGAGCTGCCGAACATCGATCCGAAGTTCCTCGATATTACGGTCGCCGGGGATGCGGTAACGATCAAGGGTGAAGTCAAGCGGGAGACCGAGCAGAAAGACCGCAACTACTACCGCCGGGAGCTCCGCTACGGTGCATTTGTGCGGATGATTCCGCTGCGGGTCGAGGTGAAGGGCGCGGAGGCGGTGGCCCAATACAAGGATGGGATCCTGGAGGTCAAGATCCCGAAGGCCACCGAGGCCAAGCCGGTATCGGTCAAAGTGCAGGCCGCGTAG
- a CDS encoding universal stress protein — protein MTTPTVRRILVAIDFSESAALALEWARTLARACGAQVTLLHVVDLGSTWVPLSGPAVFPAPVPAEVAKEVEELARASLDAVAPGAPEITQRIVRAGHPREAIAAAAREAGADLIVVGSHGRRGVSQLFMGSVAEHVVRHAPVPVLVVRNGGRSA, from the coding sequence ATGACGACGCCGACCGTCCGGCGCATTCTGGTAGCGATAGACTTCTCGGAGAGCGCGGCGCTCGCCCTCGAGTGGGCTCGAACGCTCGCGCGCGCGTGCGGCGCGCAAGTGACGCTCCTCCACGTCGTGGACCTCGGGTCCACCTGGGTCCCGCTGAGCGGCCCCGCCGTGTTTCCGGCCCCCGTGCCAGCCGAGGTCGCGAAGGAGGTCGAGGAACTCGCGCGGGCGTCGCTCGACGCCGTGGCGCCAGGCGCTCCGGAGATCACTCAGCGGATCGTGCGGGCGGGACATCCACGCGAGGCCATCGCCGCGGCCGCGCGGGAGGCCGGCGCCGACCTGATCGTCGTCGGCAGCCACGGGCGCCGCGGAGTCTCGCAACTGTTTATGGGCAGCGTTGCCGAACACGTGGTCAGGCACGCGCCCGTGCCAGTCCTCGTCGTGCGGAACGGCGGCCGCTCCGCCTAG
- a CDS encoding zinc-dependent alcohol dehydrogenase family protein: MRGMVFDRPGAPLRLADVARPSPGPGEVLVRVHACGVCRTDLHIVDGELSRPKISLIPGHQIVGVIEAMGTSVAGLAVGDRVGVPWLGWTCGRCRYCRSGRENLCDEARFTGYQIDGGYAEYAVADGRYCFAIPAGYADLQAAPLLCAGLIGYRCLRLAGDAERLGLYGFGAAAHIVTQVARHQGRRVFAFTSPGDAAAQEFARSLGVVWAGDSLQTPPEPLDAAIIFAPVGRLVPAALRAVVKAGTVVCGGIHMTEIPAFPYDVLWGERILRSVANLTRQDAQEFLALAPVVPVRTEVQPFPLDAANAALDTLRAGRVRGAAVLTID; this comes from the coding sequence ATGCGCGGGATGGTGTTTGACCGCCCGGGCGCGCCGTTGCGCCTGGCCGATGTGGCACGCCCGTCGCCCGGTCCGGGAGAGGTGCTGGTCCGCGTTCACGCGTGCGGCGTGTGCCGGACGGATCTGCACATCGTGGACGGCGAGCTGTCCCGGCCAAAGATCTCGCTCATTCCCGGTCACCAGATCGTCGGAGTGATCGAAGCGATGGGTACGTCCGTCGCCGGCCTGGCGGTGGGCGACCGCGTCGGTGTGCCATGGCTGGGGTGGACGTGCGGCCGGTGCCGGTACTGCCGGTCGGGTCGCGAGAACCTGTGCGACGAGGCGCGGTTCACCGGATACCAGATCGATGGTGGATACGCGGAGTACGCCGTCGCCGATGGCCGCTACTGTTTCGCGATTCCCGCCGGGTACGCCGATTTGCAGGCGGCGCCGCTGCTGTGCGCCGGGCTCATCGGCTACCGGTGCCTGCGATTGGCCGGCGACGCCGAGCGGTTGGGGCTGTACGGATTCGGCGCGGCGGCGCACATCGTAACGCAGGTCGCGCGCCACCAGGGCCGGCGCGTTTTCGCCTTCACGAGCCCCGGGGATGCGGCCGCGCAGGAATTCGCGAGGTCCCTCGGGGTCGTATGGGCCGGTGACTCGCTGCAGACCCCTCCGGAGCCGCTGGACGCCGCCATCATCTTTGCCCCCGTGGGCCGGCTCGTCCCCGCCGCGCTCCGCGCGGTGGTCAAGGCCGGGACGGTGGTCTGCGGCGGCATTCACATGACGGAGATCCCGGCGTTCCCGTACGACGTCCTGTGGGGCGAGCGCATCCTCCGGTCCGTGGCGAATCTCACCCGGCAGGACGCTCAGGAGTTTCTGGCCCTCGCCCCGGTCGTCCCGGTGCGCACCGAGGTACAACCGTTTCCGTTGGACGCCGCGAACGCCGCGCTCGACACCCTGCGGGCCGGCCGCGTGCGCGGCGCCGCCGTGCTGACGATCGACTGA
- a CDS encoding universal stress protein, with product MMRILLATDGSPHALRAAAFVARLTREVREAEVTVVNVGHVPTVAFGGPGAGAMVDFGILEEGLERAGHEILDTTVLELTGVDAPVVKEYRRGDPASQILEAAKAKGADLIVIGSRGLGQLGGLILGSVSERVLHAAHTPVLIVR from the coding sequence ATGATGCGGATTCTGCTCGCGACCGACGGATCGCCTCACGCGCTGCGCGCGGCCGCGTTCGTTGCGCGGCTGACGCGGGAGGTGCGGGAGGCCGAGGTGACCGTCGTCAATGTCGGCCACGTGCCGACGGTGGCATTCGGCGGGCCCGGGGCCGGCGCGATGGTGGACTTCGGGATCCTCGAGGAAGGCCTTGAGCGCGCCGGCCACGAGATCCTGGACACCACCGTGCTCGAGCTCACAGGGGTCGACGCGCCGGTCGTCAAGGAGTATCGTCGCGGCGATCCTGCGTCCCAGATCCTCGAAGCCGCGAAGGCCAAGGGAGCCGATCTGATCGTGATCGGTAGCCGCGGGCTCGGCCAGTTGGGCGGCTTGATCCTCGGCAGCGTGAGCGAGCGCGTCTTGCACGCAGCCCACACGCCCGTGCTGATCGTGCGGTAG
- a CDS encoding CBS domain-containing protein, with the protein MEAREIMTRDVVTLAPDMSVTEAQDALLHYRIHGAPVVDDAGQMIGMVSFTDLSSRPGRKVREVMTPDPLSVGEDTTVEDVAALMLDQMVRRVPVVEGGRVVGMVSASDIIQVFLNLHERTPRGNARRAGPGAVVEQAPRRTVAVPRRAPRRTAVTGGRRREGSR; encoded by the coding sequence ATGGAAGCGCGAGAAATCATGACCCGGGACGTCGTCACGCTCGCCCCTGACATGTCGGTCACGGAGGCACAGGACGCCCTGCTTCACTACCGGATTCACGGGGCGCCCGTCGTGGACGATGCCGGACAGATGATCGGTATGGTCAGTTTCACGGACCTGTCCTCGCGTCCCGGCCGGAAGGTGCGCGAGGTGATGACCCCCGATCCGCTCTCGGTCGGCGAGGACACGACGGTCGAGGACGTGGCCGCGCTCATGCTCGATCAGATGGTGCGTCGCGTCCCCGTGGTCGAGGGTGGACGCGTAGTCGGCATGGTGAGCGCGAGCGACATCATTCAGGTGTTCCTGAATCTGCACGAACGGACGCCGCGGGGGAACGCACGCCGTGCGGGCCCGGGTGCCGTGGTCGAGCAGGCGCCGCGGCGGACCGTCGCGGTGCCCCGGCGGGCGCCGCGACGAACGGCCGTCACCGGCGGGCGCCGTAGGGAGGGATCACGATGA
- a CDS encoding CBS domain-containing protein: MRAREVMSTPVVTVYRDAPLKEIAETMAAHHISGVPVIERDDRLCGIISESDFLTKLEYGTPDEGTRFGLFDRLASTLGTTPKLHARTAEELMTDQVVTAGPEVTLRELVHLMTTRAVNRVPIIEGGRVVGIVTRADILRTLARPDEAVSQEVRWSLQHDLWIDPADITVTTRNGVVTLTGMLETRADADLAKRRAATVAGVVDVDAIGLRFRTDDRKVRGFTDLLR; this comes from the coding sequence ATGCGTGCGCGTGAGGTCATGAGCACCCCCGTCGTGACGGTATACCGGGACGCCCCGCTCAAGGAGATCGCTGAGACGATGGCCGCGCACCACATCAGCGGGGTTCCGGTAATCGAGCGAGACGACCGGCTGTGCGGTATCATCTCTGAATCGGACTTCCTCACGAAGCTCGAGTACGGCACACCGGACGAGGGCACCCGCTTCGGATTGTTCGACCGGCTGGCAAGCACGCTGGGTACGACGCCGAAGCTGCACGCGCGCACGGCGGAAGAACTGATGACCGATCAGGTCGTGACCGCGGGCCCGGAGGTCACGCTGCGCGAACTGGTCCATCTCATGACCACCCGGGCCGTCAACCGGGTGCCGATCATCGAGGGAGGGCGTGTCGTCGGGATCGTCACGCGCGCCGACATTCTAAGGACGCTGGCCCGCCCGGACGAAGCGGTGAGCCAGGAAGTGCGATGGAGCCTCCAGCACGATCTGTGGATCGATCCGGCGGATATCACGGTCACGACGCGCAACGGCGTCGTGACGCTTACGGGCATGCTGGAAACCCGGGCGGACGCGGATCTGGCAAAGCGGCGGGCCGCGACGGTCGCGGGGGTCGTCGACGTCGACGCCATCGGTCTCCGCTTCCGCACCGACGATCGGAAGGTCCGGGGTTTCACAGACCTGCTTCGCTAG